A stretch of Zootoca vivipara chromosome 13, rZooViv1.1, whole genome shotgun sequence DNA encodes these proteins:
- the NR1H2 gene encoding oxysterols receptor LXR-beta isoform X1: protein MAKTGTNELQLPLEDGEPASQVKDEWSKEKPESQSTVKIEVVCTDDGESSTHSAAEEPTRKRKKGPAPKMLGDEVCSVCGDKASGFHYNVLSCEGCKGFFRRSVIKGAQYTCKGSGQCHMDMYMRRKCQECRLKKCRQAGMREECVLSEEQIRKKKIRKQQEGEGASGGEGGGGEVLRVPPLPCDPSLPQPEPAPLTPQQEGMIRQLVAAQQQCNKRSFSDQPKVTPWPMGSDPNSREARQQRFAHFTELAIISVQEIVDFAKQVPGFLQLSREDQIALLKASTIEIMLLETARRYNHETQCITFLKDFTYSKDDFHRAGLQVEFINPIFEFSRAMRQLQLDDAEYALLIAINIFSADRPNVQDHGLVEALQQPYIEALSSYIRLHRPQDHLMFPRMLMKLVSLRTLSSVHSEQVFALRLQDKKLPPLLSEIWDVHE from the exons ATGGCCAAAACGGGCACCAATGAACTTCAGTTACCACTGG aagaTGGGGAGCCCGCTTCACAGGTCAAAGACGAATGGTCAAAGGAAAAGCCGGAGTCTCAGAGCACTGTGAAAATCGAGGTGGTTTGCACAGACGATGGAGAGAGCTCTACACACAGTGCGG CTGAGGAGCCGACCCGCAAACGCAAGAAGGGCCCTGCCCCGAAGATGCTGGGTGATGAAGTGTGCAGCGTGTGTGGGGACAAAGCCTCGGGGTTCCACTACAACGTCCTCAGCTGCGAGGGCTGCAAGGGCTTCTTCCGGCGCAGCGTCATCAAGGGCGCACAGTATACCTGCAAGGGCAGTGGGCAGTGCCACATGGACATGTACATGCGCCGGAAGTGCCAGGAGTGCCGTTTGAAGAAGTGCCGGCAGGCAGGCATGCGAGAGGAAT gTGTTTTGTCAGAAGAGCAGATCCGTAAGAAGAAGATCCGTAaacagcaggagggagaaggggcatCGGGGGGCGAGGGGGGCGGAGGCGAGGTTCTCCGAGTGCCGCCTCTGCCCTGCGACCCCTCTTTGCCCCAGCCTGAACCAGCTCCCCTCACGCCTCAGCAGGAGGGCATGATCCGGCAGCTGGTAGCAGCGCAACAGCAGTGCAACAAGAGGAGCTTCAGTGACCAGCCCAAAGTCACG CCCTGGCCTATGGGCAGCGATCCCAACAGCCGGGAAGCACGGCAACAGCGCTTCGCCCATTTCACAGAGCTGGCCATCATCTCGGTGCAGGAGATTGTGGACTTTGCCAAGCAGGTTCCTGGCTTCCTGCAGCTGTCGCGGGAGGACCAGATCGCGCTGCTCAAAGCCTCCACCATCGAG ATCATGCTTTTGGAGACGGCAAGACGCTACAACCACGAGACCCAGTGCATCACATTTCTTAAGGATTTCACCTACAGCAAGGATGACTTTCACCGTGCAG GTCTGCAGGTAGAGTTCATCAACCCCATCTTCGAGTTCTCTCGGGCCATGCGGCAGCTGCAGCTAGACGATGCCGAATATGCCCTCCTCATCGCTATCAACATCTTCTCAGCCGACCGGCCCAACGTGCAGGACCACGGCCTGGTGGAAGCTCTGCAGCAGCCCTACATCGAGGCCCTCAGCTCTTATATCCGCCTCCACCGCCCACag GACCACCTGATGTTTCCGCGCATGTTGATGAAACTGGTCAGCCTACGGACCTTGAGCAGCGTGCACTCTGAGCAGGTCTTCGCTTTGCGTCTTCAAGACAAGAAACTTCCGCCGCTTCTCTCTGAGATCTGGGATGTACACGAGTAG
- the NR1H2 gene encoding oxysterols receptor LXR-beta isoform X2 — translation MAKTGTNELQLPLDGEPASQVKDEWSKEKPESQSTVKIEVVCTDDGESSTHSAAEEPTRKRKKGPAPKMLGDEVCSVCGDKASGFHYNVLSCEGCKGFFRRSVIKGAQYTCKGSGQCHMDMYMRRKCQECRLKKCRQAGMREECVLSEEQIRKKKIRKQQEGEGASGGEGGGGEVLRVPPLPCDPSLPQPEPAPLTPQQEGMIRQLVAAQQQCNKRSFSDQPKVTPWPMGSDPNSREARQQRFAHFTELAIISVQEIVDFAKQVPGFLQLSREDQIALLKASTIEIMLLETARRYNHETQCITFLKDFTYSKDDFHRAGLQVEFINPIFEFSRAMRQLQLDDAEYALLIAINIFSADRPNVQDHGLVEALQQPYIEALSSYIRLHRPQDHLMFPRMLMKLVSLRTLSSVHSEQVFALRLQDKKLPPLLSEIWDVHE, via the exons ATGGCCAAAACGGGCACCAATGAACTTCAGTTACCACTGG aTGGGGAGCCCGCTTCACAGGTCAAAGACGAATGGTCAAAGGAAAAGCCGGAGTCTCAGAGCACTGTGAAAATCGAGGTGGTTTGCACAGACGATGGAGAGAGCTCTACACACAGTGCGG CTGAGGAGCCGACCCGCAAACGCAAGAAGGGCCCTGCCCCGAAGATGCTGGGTGATGAAGTGTGCAGCGTGTGTGGGGACAAAGCCTCGGGGTTCCACTACAACGTCCTCAGCTGCGAGGGCTGCAAGGGCTTCTTCCGGCGCAGCGTCATCAAGGGCGCACAGTATACCTGCAAGGGCAGTGGGCAGTGCCACATGGACATGTACATGCGCCGGAAGTGCCAGGAGTGCCGTTTGAAGAAGTGCCGGCAGGCAGGCATGCGAGAGGAAT gTGTTTTGTCAGAAGAGCAGATCCGTAAGAAGAAGATCCGTAaacagcaggagggagaaggggcatCGGGGGGCGAGGGGGGCGGAGGCGAGGTTCTCCGAGTGCCGCCTCTGCCCTGCGACCCCTCTTTGCCCCAGCCTGAACCAGCTCCCCTCACGCCTCAGCAGGAGGGCATGATCCGGCAGCTGGTAGCAGCGCAACAGCAGTGCAACAAGAGGAGCTTCAGTGACCAGCCCAAAGTCACG CCCTGGCCTATGGGCAGCGATCCCAACAGCCGGGAAGCACGGCAACAGCGCTTCGCCCATTTCACAGAGCTGGCCATCATCTCGGTGCAGGAGATTGTGGACTTTGCCAAGCAGGTTCCTGGCTTCCTGCAGCTGTCGCGGGAGGACCAGATCGCGCTGCTCAAAGCCTCCACCATCGAG ATCATGCTTTTGGAGACGGCAAGACGCTACAACCACGAGACCCAGTGCATCACATTTCTTAAGGATTTCACCTACAGCAAGGATGACTTTCACCGTGCAG GTCTGCAGGTAGAGTTCATCAACCCCATCTTCGAGTTCTCTCGGGCCATGCGGCAGCTGCAGCTAGACGATGCCGAATATGCCCTCCTCATCGCTATCAACATCTTCTCAGCCGACCGGCCCAACGTGCAGGACCACGGCCTGGTGGAAGCTCTGCAGCAGCCCTACATCGAGGCCCTCAGCTCTTATATCCGCCTCCACCGCCCACag GACCACCTGATGTTTCCGCGCATGTTGATGAAACTGGTCAGCCTACGGACCTTGAGCAGCGTGCACTCTGAGCAGGTCTTCGCTTTGCGTCTTCAAGACAAGAAACTTCCGCCGCTTCTCTCTGAGATCTGGGATGTACACGAGTAG
- the BCL2L12 gene encoding bcl-2-like protein 12 isoform X1, with protein MAGSPLPPKRQVEEETRRVLEAFLQRALRNGEAESLGHVGGSYHDPTTYMHSSPTEHFQDCPAWSFVHEENNCTDEKKRSFRTSIKRLLQRRPSPRTPPDNMPPSTGSLKRSKAGGEVGEGGRQKRSFSLKNILRKKGSSSGETTSPGGTLQRPDSLPVVNCYCRKHPSEQRVPQGSGGEAEDAELYTLVAQKLDHLVKQQQLTSPLVAKSLPFPTDENNILPTGGTIPSTPVISEELPGDLEEKQKEQILRKLVALLEEKAGIINKEIEADPLLRNTLSRLSYRSFSRMAEAFTSRAPPGLPSPQLAKLALTMELTRKVAGINSHAVHTLMGYSLQYMDMFVPWLQQQGGWVSVIAYVAMDSTWAGLSPS; from the exons ATGGCAGGGAGCCCGCTGCCGCCAaaaaggcaggtggaagaagagACCCGGAGGGTGCTGGAAGCATTCCTGCAAAGGGCGCTAAGAAATGGAGAGGCAGAGTCCCTCGGTCACGTGGGCGGGAGTTATCATGATCCCACAACTTACATGCACAG CTCCCCGACAGAACATTTCCAGGACTGTCCAGCCTGGAGCTTTGTCCATGAGGAAAATAACTGCACCGATGAAAAAAAACGTAGCTTCCGCACCAGCATCAAGCGTCTACTGCAGCGGCGGCCGAGTCCACGAACCCCGCCGGACAACATGCCACCTTCTACGGGTTCCTTAAAGAGGTCCAAGGCAggaggggaggttggggaaggggGCCGCCAGAAGCGGTCCTTCTCCCTCAAGAATATCCTGCGGAAAAAGGGATCTTCCTCGGGGGAGACGACAAGCCCCGGTGGGACTCTCCAGCGCCCCGACTCCCTGCCTGTTGTCAACTGCTACTGTCGGAAACACCCCTCTGAGCAACGGGTGCCCCAAGGGAGTG GTGGTGAGGCTGAGGATGCTGAGTTGTATACCTTGGTAGCCCAGAAACTGGACCACTTGGTCAAACAGCAACAGCTGACCAGCCCTTTGGTGGCCAAAAGCTTGCCTTTTCCCACAGATGAAAACAACATACTTCCCACGGGCGGCACGATACCCAGCACTCCAG TTATTTCGGAGGAGCTGCCAGGAGACTTGGAGGAGAAACAGAAAGAGCAAATCCTCCGGAAActggttgcccttctggaagagaaggccGGAATCATCAATAAGGAG ATTGAGGCCGACCCATTGCTACGCAACACCTTATCCCGCTTGTCCTACCGCAGCTTCTCTCGCATGGCCGAGGCCTTCACCTCACGTGCCCCTCCTGGtctccccagcccccagctggCTAAGCTGGCGCTCACCATGGAGCTCACGCGAAAAGTGGCTGGTATCAACAGCCATGCAGTGCACACCCTCATGGGCTACAGTCTCCAGTATATGGACATGTTCGTGCCCTGGCTACAGCAGCAAGGTGGCTGGGTAAGTGTCATAGCATATGTGGCTATGGATTCTACTTGGGCTGGGCTGAGCCCCAGTTGA
- the BCL2L12 gene encoding bcl-2-like protein 12 isoform X2 yields the protein MAGSPLPPKRQVEEETRRVLEAFLQRALRNGEAESLGHVGGSYHDPTTYMHSSPTEHFQDCPAWSFVHEENNCTDEKKRSFRTSIKRLLQRRPSPRTPPDNMPPSTGSLKRSKAGGEVGEGGRQKRSFSLKNILRKKGSSSGETTSPGGTLQRPDSLPVVNCYCRKHPSEQRVPQGSGGEAEDAELYTLVAQKLDHLVKQQQLTSPLVAKSLPFPTDENNILPTGGTIPSTPVISEELPGDLEEKQKEQILRKLVALLEEKAGIINKEIEADPLLRNTLSRLSYRSFSRMAEAFTSRAPPGLPSPQLAKLALTMELTRKVAGINSHAVHTLMGYSLQYMDMFVPWLQQQGGWQSIVAQEEIFDLQLD from the exons ATGGCAGGGAGCCCGCTGCCGCCAaaaaggcaggtggaagaagagACCCGGAGGGTGCTGGAAGCATTCCTGCAAAGGGCGCTAAGAAATGGAGAGGCAGAGTCCCTCGGTCACGTGGGCGGGAGTTATCATGATCCCACAACTTACATGCACAG CTCCCCGACAGAACATTTCCAGGACTGTCCAGCCTGGAGCTTTGTCCATGAGGAAAATAACTGCACCGATGAAAAAAAACGTAGCTTCCGCACCAGCATCAAGCGTCTACTGCAGCGGCGGCCGAGTCCACGAACCCCGCCGGACAACATGCCACCTTCTACGGGTTCCTTAAAGAGGTCCAAGGCAggaggggaggttggggaaggggGCCGCCAGAAGCGGTCCTTCTCCCTCAAGAATATCCTGCGGAAAAAGGGATCTTCCTCGGGGGAGACGACAAGCCCCGGTGGGACTCTCCAGCGCCCCGACTCCCTGCCTGTTGTCAACTGCTACTGTCGGAAACACCCCTCTGAGCAACGGGTGCCCCAAGGGAGTG GTGGTGAGGCTGAGGATGCTGAGTTGTATACCTTGGTAGCCCAGAAACTGGACCACTTGGTCAAACAGCAACAGCTGACCAGCCCTTTGGTGGCCAAAAGCTTGCCTTTTCCCACAGATGAAAACAACATACTTCCCACGGGCGGCACGATACCCAGCACTCCAG TTATTTCGGAGGAGCTGCCAGGAGACTTGGAGGAGAAACAGAAAGAGCAAATCCTCCGGAAActggttgcccttctggaagagaaggccGGAATCATCAATAAGGAG ATTGAGGCCGACCCATTGCTACGCAACACCTTATCCCGCTTGTCCTACCGCAGCTTCTCTCGCATGGCCGAGGCCTTCACCTCACGTGCCCCTCCTGGtctccccagcccccagctggCTAAGCTGGCGCTCACCATGGAGCTCACGCGAAAAGTGGCTGGTATCAACAGCCATGCAGTGCACACCCTCATGGGCTACAGTCTCCAGTATATGGACATGTTCGTGCCCTGGCTACAGCAGCAAGGTGGCTGG